CGCAAAATATAAATAAGGAGCGATTTTACTGTGAATATGAAGCCGGAAAAATTTTTATCATGCGCGTTCATTAGTGTTGTAATGCTGTTTTTGTCCTCGATTTGTTATCACATAGCAGCAAGAGGAATCTACAAAATATCGCCTCATGAAGACAAAAAATTTATCAGCACTAATACAGTAGATTTAGCGAAATTATACCCGTTTGAGTCAAATTTTGATTCTGCACCTGCCGAAAATACGCAATTTACGCAAGGGGGGGGGGGGTATTACAACGTATTTATAATTTTCTCAAAGATAAAACAATTAGTTATACAACAGAAAAACTCGCAGGCTATGACCGCATAATAGAAAACTCAAGGCGTTATGAAGAGTTCATAAAATGGAATATCGCCTACATTCCTGAATATAACCCGGTAGTAAAACTCTCTGACGGATATTTAACAACTTTCACACAAAGCAGCGACGTTACACAAAATGCCCTCTCAACTTTAGAACTTGCTAATTTTTGCGCCTTACTTGACATTAAATTTTTTTATGTCAACCTGCCCAATAAAATATGCGTCTCTCAAGATAAAGACGTTTCCGGAGTGCTTGACTTCTCGAATCAGAACGCAGATAGATTCTTGACGCTGCTTGACAATTACGGCGTAAAATATTATGACTTGCGAAAAAATTTGCACGATCAAGGAATGAATCATCATGAAGCGTTTTTCAGAACAGATCATCATTGGAAGCCGGAGTCGGGACTATGGGCAGCAGGCGAGACTCTAAAGATTCTGCGCGATAATTATAATTGGCCGGTTAATCCTGAAATTTTGAATCCTGAAAATTTTGATTATGTGATTTATCGTAATTGGTTTCTGGGCTCTCAGGGCAAAAAAATTAAACTTGTGCGGACAAAACCTGACGATATTTCGCTAATTTATCCGAAATTTGAGACCAGCTTTATTTACGAGATTCCCACTTCTGCAATTAATAAAACCGGCGATTTTGCAATTATTTATAGTATGGAGTCAATACAAACGCACGATTACTATAATTTAAACTCTTATGCAGCGTACGATTATGCAGATCAACCGTTAATTAAATTCACGAATCTTTTGACCAGTTGTGATAAAAAATTGCTTGTGATTCATGAATCATTTGCAAATTGCGTGCTGCCATTTCTCGCGCTCGATATAAAAAATGTTGCAGAAATAGATTTACGCCATTTCACTGGAAGTCTACGAAATTATATTACTTCAGAACGGCCTGACATAGTTATTATAATGTATTATGCAACAGTTCCGGGACGTTCATCAAAGCCGGACGCATCAAAGACGGATAAAAAATTTTTTGATTTCAAATGATGTAAAATTATATTAGCACGATATTGTGTGAAGCATTACTATAACTGTGAAAATTTAACTGTTTTGTAATTGCAAAATTCTCGTTTTTCGTGAATATCAGTGTGTATAATGTTGACGCAAAATATAAATAAGGAGCGATTTTACTGTGAATATGAAACCTGCAAAATTTTTATCGTACATATTTGCAAGTATAATAATATTATTTTTGTGTTCAGTGTTGTATCAGCTTGCTTCTAGGGGGGTAGAAAAAATAGCGGAGAAAGAATCTAATATTCATATAAATTGGGAAAAATTATATCCGTTCGAGAATCCTATATACGCCCATACGCGATTGACGCAAGAAAGTGTATTAAAGCGAACTTATAAATATCTCAAGGCAAGATTTATAGCGCATACAAGTGAGAGACTTTTACTTTACATTCATATAGTCGAAGCAGCAAATAAATATAGAAATTTCATAAACTGGAATATTTCTCACATTGCAGAATATAACGCTGTAATAAAGCTCAAACACGGACATTTTGCGACGTTCACAAAGAGTTTTGATGTATCAGAAAAAGTTGCGTCCGTGAGAAATTTTGCTAACTTCTGCGAATCTCACGACATAAAATTTTTCTATGTGAATCTCCCGAATCAAATATGTAAATCCGAAGATAAAGACATTGCCGGGACTCTTGACTTCTCGAATCAGAACGCAGATAATTTTTTGCAAATGCTAGGCGATTACGGAGTAAAATATTATGACATGCGCGAGATTTTACACGATCAAGGAATGAATCATCATGAAGCGTTTTTCATCACAGACCATCATTGGAAGCCAGAGACAGGACTATGGGCAGCTAGAGAGATTCTAAAATTTTTGCGCAACGGCTATAAATGGCCGGTTAATCCTGAAATTTTGAATCCTGAAAATTTTGATTATGTGATTTATCGTGATTGGTATCTGGGTTCTTACGGCCAAAAAATTACTCTTGTGCGGGCAAAACCTGAAGACTTCACGATGATTTATCCGAAATTTGATACACTGCTTAAACTTGAGATTCCCGACAAAAAAATTAACATCAGCGGCGATTTTAGAATTATTTATGACATGAAACAACTTAACGAGAAAGATTATTACAGCTTATCACCGTATCAAGCATATATGTACGGAGGAAGACCGATAGTGAAAATAGAAAATTTGTTAGCTCATAACGAGAAAAAATTAATGATGGTTTATGACTCGTTCTCTTTGCCCGTTATACCGTTTATGGCACTTGATATAAAGCATATTGAAGCTATAGATTTGCGGCAGTTTAATGGGAGTCTCGAAACTTATATAAAGCGTAATAAACCCGATCTGATAATCGCAATTTATTATATCGAGATGCTTGCAAAAGGAAATAAGAGTCAAGCAGCAGTACTGTTTAATTTCAGGTAATAAAAAATTTTCCCCGACTCACTTCTGAATCGGGGACACTTCATTAAATCATTCCTACGAGCAGACCTACAATAAAAGTTGTCGGCCCCATCGTCAAGAATAATTGCGGGATACTCACTCCCCAGCCGATTAATACACTTGCGCCCAGTGCAGCAACAGCCATAAAAATCGAGTCAGTTATATTTGAACACGCTATAACGCCAGAAACTTTTGACTCAGGAGCTTTATTTTGCATGACAGCATACAACGGAACAATATATAACCCTCCGCAGAAAGCAATCATAAATAAACACGCAGTAATCATGAAATTTTCAGGTCGCGAGAAAAATTCTAATGCCCCAATAACCTGCGCGCTTGAGTCAACCGGCGGCCTATCGCTGACGTACCATAATAAAACACTCGATATTGCAATCCCATACGCAGCCGAAGGAACATATTTTGTCGTGATTTTACCCTTCAGAATCGAATTGCAGGCCATTGACCCTAAGCCTATACCGCATGAAAATATCGCAAGAAAACTTGTTGCAACGCTCTCATCTGTGCCGAGTATAAGTCTTGAATATGTCGGAAATTGCGCAAGAAATACAGAACCGACCAGCCAAAACCACGAAATAGCAAGCATTGAGCAAAATACTTTTTTCATCGGCCAAATCTCTCTAAACATTTCAATTGTGCGCGATACCAGCCTGAATGAAACTTTTCGAGTCGAGTCTATCGGCGTTGTAGGAGGAATAAATAAACTGCTCACCCATCCCGCAATAGCAATAAATACAGCTCCAAAGCCGACTAAATAAATACCGCCTTCACGCAAAATTAATAAACCGCCCGCTATCGTTCCCGTAAGAATCGCTAAATATGTGCCCATTTGTATTAAACCATTGCCAGCGATTAATTCATTTTCGGACAAGTGCTGAGGCAAAATGCTATACTTCGCAGGACTGAAAAACGCTGACTGAGCACCCATCATGAACAAAACTATAATTAACAGCCATAAATTATTGAGTATAAATCCAAGTGCAGCACCGCCCATAATAATTATTTCTGCAACCTTTACCCAGCGCATTAAATATGAACGGTCGAGTCTGTCTGCTAAATCACTCGCTGTCGGCGCAAAAATAAAGAACGGCAGTATAAATATTCCGGCAGCAGCATTTACAAGTATTCGAGGATCTAAGCCGGTTTCATCGCCTAATTTGTAGGTGATTAACATCATTAGCGCACTCTTGAAAAAATTGTCGTTGAAGGCTCCTAAAAATTGAGTCATGAACAACGGCATAAATCTTTTAGTGAAGAATAAAGCAAATTGACTCATAATTTATATTTCCCGCTTCCATTTAGTGCCCTGCGGTGTGTCCTCAAGGATTATTCCGCGCGATTTAAGCATGTCTCTAATTTCGTCGGAACGTGCAAAATTTTTCGCCTTTCTTGCCTGCGTGCGTTCCTGAATGAGTGCTTCAATTTCTTTGCTCTCTGAGTCTGACTCGTTGTCATCACTTCCGATAACACCTAAAATTTTGTCATAATCAGCGAGATATTTTTTTGCGAGATTAAAGAATTCAGCCGGCAGAGTCTCATTTTCCTTCAAGCTGGTGTTAATCAGGTGAACGACATCAAATAATATTCCGATTGCAGCAGCTGTATTAAAATCGTCATTCATTGAGTCAGAAAATTGCGAGTCTAACTCTTTGAGCTGAGAGTCAAATTTTTCTACGTTGAAATCGCTTGACTCACTGACTCTATTTTCTGCGGCAAAATCTAAATCGCTCAAACAATTTCGTAATCTCATGACTCCTGCTTCGGCCTGTTCAAGAGATTCAGTCGTGAAATTTATCGGGCTTCTATAGTGTGCGCTCAACATGAAGAATCGCAATGCAAGAGGGTTATATTTCTGAAGTGCTGCCCGTGCGGTTAAGAAATTTCCGAGAGATTTAGACATTTTCTCGCTGTCGATTAACAAGAATCCATTATGCAGCCAATAATTTACGAATGGACGGCCGGAATTTGACGCGGCTTCACTCTGTGCGGCTTCGTTCTCGTGGTGAGGGAACATTAAATCAACACCGCCCGAATGAATGTCAATATTGTCGCCCAAATATTTTGATGACATTGCAGAACATTCAATATGCCAACCGGGACGGCCTTTGCCCCATGGACTATCCCATGAAGGTTCGCCGGGTTTCTCTGCTTTCCATAGTGCAAAGTCGAGGGGATCTTTTTTCTTTTCGCCTGGCTGGACTCTTGCGCCTGACTCTAAGTCTTCGAGATTTTGTTTGCAGAGACTCCCGTATTTAGGCCAGCTTCTAACGTCAAAATATACGTCTCCGTTTGACTCGTATGCGTGGCCGTTAGCGATTATTCGTGAAATAGTATTTATTATTTCCGGTATGTGATCAGTTGCGCGCGGTGCTACGTCCGGTTTATGAATGCCGAGTGCGTCTGCGTCTTTGTTGTACTCGTTTATGAATCTTTCTGCGAGTTCGGGGACAGTAATATTTTCCTGATGAGCGCGATGAATCATTTTATCGTCAATATCAGTAAAATTCTGCACAAATTTAACTTTATAGCCTTCGTGTTCGAGCCAGCGTCTTAATACATCAAAGACTATAAACGGGCGTGCATTCCCGATATGGAAATAATCATAAACGGTCGGGCCGCATGAGTAAAAACTCACTTGGCCTGGGGTAATGGGTGTAAATTCTTCTTTCTTACGTGTTAAGTCATTAAATAGTACGAGACTCAAAATTTTCACTCCTTATTTGAGTTAAACAGCGATTTTTGTCTGCGAGTCATTATAATCATCAGTTAAGGGCAGTGAAGACGGCTTCTCAGGCTCCTTGCCTAATTCGCGGCAAAATTCGATATAATCATCGACTGCGCTGTGAAATTCTTTGATAATTCCTTCAGCTGACTCACTCATGAAATCAACAAAATCTGTTATACCAAGTAATCTGCCATATAAAATTTTATCAGGTGCGCTAAATTCGATTCTGGTGTAATAGTCCTTGTAGCACAAAATATTAAGATCTGACATTATATTTCACCTAAAATTTTAACGCCTGCTCCCGTCAAATTACAGTTAAACGGCGATCTTTGTCTGCGAGTCATTATAATCGTCAGTTAAGGGCAGTGAAGACGGTTTCTCAGGCTCCTTGCCCCATTCGCGGCAAAATTCGATATAATCATCAACTGCGCTGTGAAATTCTTTGATAATTCCCTCAACAGTGTTGCTCTCAAAATTTACGAGATCGCCAATATCTTCCAGAATACCGTGTAATACATTATCTTCTGCGCTGAAGCGAATCTTCGTATAGTAGCCTTTATACGTCAAAATGTTAGTTGTCATTATATTTCGCCTAGCTTTCTCAAAAAATTAATCAGATCTTCAACATTTCCTGAAGACATTACATCTCCAGGGTGCGGTTTGTGAAGCAAAATAAATTTTCCGTCTCCTCTCTCAAATTTTACACGAGATCCCGACGTTTTACCCTTGTTACTCTCATTAAAGCCGAATCTACTTAGCAAAGTTTTTGCCTCCTGATACGTATAATCCTTTGGCCGAGACAAAAGCCTC
This genomic interval from Synergistaceae bacterium contains the following:
- a CDS encoding MFS transporter, with product MSQFALFFTKRFMPLFMTQFLGAFNDNFFKSALMMLITYKLGDETGLDPRILVNAAAGIFILPFFIFAPTASDLADRLDRSYLMRWVKVAEIIIMGGAALGFILNNLWLLIIVLFMMGAQSAFFSPAKYSILPQHLSENELIAGNGLIQMGTYLAILTGTIAGGLLILREGGIYLVGFGAVFIAIAGWVSSLFIPPTTPIDSTRKVSFRLVSRTIEMFREIWPMKKVFCSMLAISWFWLVGSVFLAQFPTYSRLILGTDESVATSFLAIFSCGIGLGSMACNSILKGKITTKYVPSAAYGIAISSVLLWYVSDRPPVDSSAQVIGALEFFSRPENFMITACLFMIAFCGGLYIVPLYAVMQNKAPESKVSGVIACSNITDSIFMAVAALGASVLIGWGVSIPQLFLTMGPTTFIVGLLVGMI
- the cysS gene encoding cysteine--tRNA ligase, yielding MSLVLFNDLTRKKEEFTPITPGQVSFYSCGPTVYDYFHIGNARPFIVFDVLRRWLEHEGYKVKFVQNFTDIDDKMIHRAHQENITVPELAERFINEYNKDADALGIHKPDVAPRATDHIPEIINTISRIIANGHAYESNGDVYFDVRSWPKYGSLCKQNLEDLESGARVQPGEKKKDPLDFALWKAEKPGEPSWDSPWGKGRPGWHIECSAMSSKYLGDNIDIHSGGVDLMFPHHENEAAQSEAASNSGRPFVNYWLHNGFLLIDSEKMSKSLGNFLTARAALQKYNPLALRFFMLSAHYRSPINFTTESLEQAEAGVMRLRNCLSDLDFAAENRVSESSDFNVEKFDSQLKELDSQFSDSMNDDFNTAAAIGILFDVVHLINTSLKENETLPAEFFNLAKKYLADYDKILGVIGSDDNESDSESKEIEALIQERTQARKAKNFARSDEIRDMLKSRGIILEDTPQGTKWKREI
- a CDS encoding type II toxin-antitoxin system HicB family antitoxin codes for the protein MSDLNILCYKDYYTRIEFSAPDKILYGRLLGITDFVDFMSESAEGIIKEFHSAVDDYIEFCRELGKEPEKPSSLPLTDDYNDSQTKIAV
- a CDS encoding type II toxin-antitoxin system HicB family antitoxin; protein product: MTTNILTYKGYYTKIRFSAEDNVLHGILEDIGDLVNFESNTVEGIIKEFHSAVDDYIEFCREWGKEPEKPSSLPLTDDYNDSQTKIAV
- a CDS encoding type II toxin-antitoxin system HicA family toxin, with the translated sequence MLSRFGFNESNKGKTSGSRVKFERGDGKFILLHKPHPGDVMSSGNVEDLINFLRKLGEI